The genomic stretch CCTGCTGCTTGGATTACCTTCGAAGGGTATCTCTGGGAGAGCCGGGGAGCCAGCCGTGTCGGGCAAGAGACCAGCACACTTGAgtacccacagccacagcaagcATTTTGAAGAGTTGCCAAACCGAAAATCTCATCCTCTGTTTTGCCgacaaaaacacattttacGCATCACTAAAAACTATAATTATGAGCCCTAACCACTTGATACCTGTCAATTGTCAACCTGTCTTCGAAGTCCCGCCGTTCCCCTTCGTCCTCTGCCCCTCCCTCCGACGGGGTGCCGTGTGACGTGATATTTCAAGCTCAATGGGCTGTGAAAGTTAAGAAATTATGCGCCGAGTGAATTGGATCAGTTCTGTTCggatcggttcggttcgggctCAGTTCGGTTACGGGGCCATGACCAGAGTGAAATCAATCACAAAACTGCATCACAGCCCCTCAGCTGCTACAAAGTAAAGGATGGgatgggggaatggggaatggctTGAGGGAGGGCGTTGCTGCTGGTCGCAACGAAAGCAAAGCCGCAGAAATTTCGACCCAATCTTCGATGGGGGGGCGGTCATGGACATgggcatggacatggacatgacCATACCCTGCAAAGAGGTGCTGTCGGAGGAGGGGAAGAGTTGGAGAGGCGTTGGAAGGACGTTGCCTTATATGGGACGACGACCAACAGACGACGACAAAAGGCTGCCtctgtgcccctgcccctgcccctgtccctgcccctgcccctacctCTGGCCAGAGAGCGTGGGAATTATTTTCGCAAactctttgtttttttcctcctTATTGCCTCGTTTCCTCGTTCGGGGTCCCCGTCCCCACATCAGGGTCGCACGGGGTCGTTCCTTCGGTCGGTCGAAGGTAATAATAAGATGTTTTGTTTCAATCACATCGTCGCTCGTcggatgataatgatgatgatgatcatcatTGTCGCAGTTTCTTATATGCATATgccttggacttggacttggacttgcgCTTGCGCTTGGATCAAGGCGATGGCATCTTCTGGGagtctgttgctgttgttattggtGTATTTATCGTTTCGTGGgagaagaaagagaaagagcgaacCTCGCCTCTTGCTCTCTATCCAACACTGCGCTTTGCTGTCTCTTCCTTAGTTGTTGACGTGGAAGAGGGAGGAGGAGTATTCGGATGAAGATCCTCCTCATTGTAGGTTGCGACTGCAGGTCGAAGATGGTGTCACGATCCCTCCGCTTGAAAAAGGGAAAGGGGCCTGAGAAAAGCCCAAAAGCTTTTCGGGGGGAAGCGGTCGGAGGCAGGAGGCAATCAAGTGCTCTAACGACTTAGAGCGTGCTCTGATATCATTATTAGAGATATACTGAGATACCGCTGGATGTTCGAGCTCTCCAAAGGACGGTGATTTATACTCTTCGGAGGCCTCTCTGACGGCGTGAATTATGAGTCGATGAAGCCTTGTCCAGTTAGTACCTCTCCAGCCCAGACCCTCCGTCCAAACTCTACCCGAGCAGGTAACTGGTAACGCCTGGCCTTGCCCATGGATGGATTCTTGCCAAAACTTAACAAGGTCAACACTTTTTGTGGTTCCTTTGGTTTTTGCCTGTGGGAAAGTACTCGTTTCTCGGGCCAAGAAGGAAGAGAAATGCGTGGTGGTTAAGCCAAGAACCGGAGGCGTGGCATCCTAAATAGAACAGATTTTTGGGGAACGATGCGCGTAATGGGAATTGTGAGTAAAGGAAGGCTTCTTCGGATACCACTTGGTCTCCCCGCTTGCCGCTTCAGCGGCAGCAAAGGTTATCCTGATGTGAACATCGACACGTGAAAATGCCAGACACACTCTGCCACGATTCCCATGTCCTGTCCAGAACCGCTTCTACGCGGCTCTCCGCGACACGTGCTCCACTTGCAACCCTTgcccattgttgttgccaccGCCGCACGCACTAATGATGCGGCATTATTTTGCATATGTCCGGGAATAGAAGGGTTAAGGCCAGGGCAGACCACACCAGACCAAGGGCATGGCAATGGTGGTGCTGTCCCCTAATGAACCGAAATATGCGCGACTGTTACAGTTGTTCGATAATTTATGCATGTTATACAACCATTGACTCGGGATGCAGATGCGGTTTGCTCTTGGCTGTTGTCATTGTCATTTATCGCTTGGTACCCTTTCATTCCCGATTGTAGAGCCAAAGGGTTAGACAACAGCACTGATTTTGTGCCAGACAATCAAACGGACATCCTGGCTGGGTGCGGGCAGGGGTAGTTCTGCACTTGCAGGCGTCAATAGACAAGTGCGAAAGTTCCGAGAATCGCGGTTTGGCGAGGTGAAAGTCAGTAATGGGAATGGAAGTTCCACTGAAAATAGgttcattaaatatttcaaacttCGAACTGTCGCCCTCCTCTCGAAGGACCATCGCCCACATGCCTGGATTTTCCAGCTGGATGAAATATTTCCGACTGACGCTAAAAACTCTAAAATTGCCCCCGGATCATGAGTTGATTGTTTGGCCTTCTTTTGGCTATCCATAAAAACGTCCACAACAGTGTCCAAAAAAAATGGTTCAAATGGAAACTAAATTGCAAACTCAATCGAAATCAATAGACCGCCTTGAACAAATCGATTTTCGGTTATTATCCGTCACACAgtcattaaaatttttgaCAGATTTTGACAATTTATTGACGCTGGCTGCCGCCGCACACGACAAATAGCAACAATCAGAAGTTTACAGAACGGAAAACCGATCCGGAGCCCAAAGTTTGACCTGTACAAATTGCAAAAAGTGGACAAATGTTCCTCCTCCCATCCTCCCATCTGCAGTTTTCGAGTGGCTGGCCCACCCTCTCAATCACCCATCCTCCCATCCTCGAACGGGCGCGCGATAATTTGATTAATTGAAAGTCAGCCGACGACCTTTTTTGTCGGCTCGGGCAAGGGGTTGCTTCATCCGAATGGGAAGGGAGGGAGGATGGGCTGTGGGGTGGTTGCTGTGGTTGGTGGCGTGAGTAAATGAGTAAATGATCTGGGGATCACTTCAAGTAGCTCTCTATTGTATTTACATTAGCAGGTTTAGGGCACAACCCACCACTCCTCCATATATCCATAGATCCATCTCCTATCTGACCGTTTTTTATGCACACTTTTTTCGGggtaaaaatttaaatatcgCATTACACACAGGCACTTGATTTTAGAGCGGTCTGTCCGACATTCAAAGCATTCAAATGTTTCACTTGTGATTACACTTGTGGTTGGGTTCGTCTGGTgcggtgtgtggtgtgtggtgtctggatggtggatgggtggTGGTGCCCTGCTGCTCTGGAACATATACGAACATGTGTTTTTTAgttaaaattttaaatctgTTGTCTATTTTTGATTATGCGATAAACTGGGCTgcggctgggctgggctgtgGCCTGTGCCCTGTGTAGCTCTGTCCggaatttaattttctgtaCTTTTGGACAGTTGCGTAATTGCTTTGGGCTTCTGGATTGGCTCttccgctggcagacagcCGGGCGAAGGAGTTGGACAGGCCAGACCGTGCTGTTCGTAAACACTTGAACACATTTTAGGTTTGTTTTTCATGATATGATAGCGCCATGTGCATCTCGGCTGGGATAGGAGAAGGAAGATCAATGAAACTGAATGTGAATCCTTCTATAAACCAGCTTTGCACATCGCTGGTTCTTGGCAGAGGTTTTCGGATTTGCTGGCAACTGTATCTCAATAGAAAGTAGAGCGAACGAACGTTCAAATGTTTgtgctgctcttctgctgtCGTATCGCGGATTTTGGCAAAGTGCGTATCCAGCCCGGTGCTGCTTCTCACacataaaatatttcaaaatcaATAATCAAACTCGCAATTtactctgcccctgcccctgccccgcgTTTAAGTGCTTGGGCTTGCAACGTTTTGGGGCGCGGCGCCCACCCCAAAGTGCATCGTTCTTGTGGTTGTTATTGTTTAACCTTACGCCTATTGTCCACATATTTGCCGCGAGCTGACGGGGTCAAAGGCGTCTCGAATGGGGCCCTCCCAGAGGCCGTTCAACTCCCCGAAGGAAGTGGAAGGAACACACAACCATTGTACTGACGAGTACGCACTTTCCTCCTGTCGCAcctcatttgcatattttccgCCAATTATGTTTTGCATATGCGAATATTTCCCGCCCATTGTGATTCTAATTCGATTTCGATATTCACGGCCATTTGTCCGCCTCTCGGGTTTGCAATTTgccttttttacgatttgtTTTTCTAGCATCGGGCTCCTTCCATTGATCGCATAATCGACCCAAGTGCTTGGCCCTTCGATTAGCTATGAAATGGCAACAGCCTACGATCCATCTCATGGGTATGGGCTGAGGGTCCTTTCATTTGCATTGCCTGCGCTTTTTATGGCGTGCCAATTTTTGATAGATGATGCGTGAAAATATGGGAACACGGCCCTgtccctcttcctctccccttatttgcatatttgattaatttgtttggttttttgggtgGTTTTTTATGGAAAAATAATAAGCATTTTATTGTTTGCGCAATGGCTGTGGGGGGAGGAGTGAGGCATGCACATCCGATGGGAAGGTCATGGATTAGCTAGGGATAAAATTGATGGGGCTGCACTCGAAAGTGGATGagggcagggatgatgcccGATGGATATAGTACACTTATAGCATAGTCTGCCAATCCAGTTTCAATTTAAGGCACTTCTATTTCTTAGAGTCCCCAGAAATCTGCAATTAAGCAAGAGTTAATCAGAATCAGTGAAAGTATTATCGAACATTTGCAGAGACAGCATCTTAATCTGAATATCTCTCAAATGCAAATCGGCATCACAGTTAGCGAAGGTTCCTTGTGCTCCTGCTCCGCTGTCTGCTTGTTTGCCTCGAAggcaggcggtggcggcgggcACTAATCCAATTGCCGTATGGATCATTAAGCACTGATTGCGTTTATGGTGCACATGTGTACTTCtacgttgtgtgtgtgtgcatatgtacatctgtatgTTTCGATCCAGAGCAAGGGCACTCGCAACTCACATGCAGATTAAGCCACTGCTGTTGCAGAGGATGCAGATGGGGTGGGCTGAGGAGCTGCGACCGAACATCAATTATGCGGATATTTCAGCGCTTTAGATTTAACAGAAAATCGATGTTACATTTaagaaaaaagggaaaggccGCTAAAGGGGTCacagaaattaaatttcaatctTTCCACTAACTTTCTGCTAGCAACATTGTCATTGGCAGCCACCGCATtcacatccgcatccacatccacatccacatccacatccttcATTCAAATGAACCGCACGGGAAAATCTGCATTTGATTTGTCGCCCGAGCGCACATGTTGCAAAAAAGTTTCGCCGGCAACTGTCACCAGGACGAAGGtgacacacagcacacaaaaatagaaaaacaatTGCCAATTACGGCAGAACTGTTCCCCGTTTCCTTGTTTACCGATTCAACCACTCCTCGATCCACCCCAGTAGCCACCAGCATGGCCCATAAACAAGAACGAAACAAAGCAgaaacggaaacagaaacaacaacccaaaaaaaaccacaaaaaaaatcaagggGTGGCAGGAAAACTATGTGGAAAATCACTTTTGCgctcataaatttcaataataaaaatttgaaTGCAGTTGACACTACACCGAGGCAAGCGACCCAGCCCTTGTCCTGCCCTGCATCCATAGAGAGAAGTAAACAAGGTTAAGTGAAATAAAAATCAGTGAAATGCATAAACAAGGCCCAAGGTGCGGGTTGGCTTGGGTCTCGGTGGCTCTCCAGCATCCTCATCGACGTTCGTGCCACCCGATAATTGAATTGGCTTGTCCGCAGTCTGCAATTGGGTTCAGAAGGTGCAACCCTTTTTCCTTCACTCGAGAAATTACACTTTTACATACATCTGTAGGGATGTGGATGTAGGATGAATATGCTCACATTGCTGTTTGGACCTCGCATGTGGCCATGTTTGGCTATGATTTAAGTCCTTTGCTGGCATATGGAAAATAACTGAGGGTTGCGCCATCAATTAACCCAAGCCGATTAAGTCTTGAATGCTGTGATCATGAGGTCAAACCTCTAGATATCATATTTGTAGTGCTCTGGATGGGCTGCACTTGCACAAAAGCAATCAATCACCAAAGCGGCACAGCGTTTCTTAACGATAAAACAGTTGCGATATAAGTTGTTCATTAAAGAGCTGATCTCAAATTGCTGCGATCCAAGGATTCAACACGAGAGGTACAACCTCCACATTGTTATATAGCCGCTAATAATAGATGCAGCAGAATTTGTTAAAGTCTAAACTACACAAAGCTATTAGGTCTCCCGTAAAGTGATtcaatacatatatgtacctacagaaacagaaattcaAAGTTTATCATGAAATTTGAATAGCGCGGCAGACCATCGATTGCCACCATTCGCCTTGGGAATATCGATATCTTTTCTCTAGTATTGACACATGAATGATTGAATGGATAGGTAAATTCACGTTTAAgaaaaaactaattttatttaatttattctgGTTGTTATTATAGACAGAACTCTCAGGGCCAGATGCAGCTTACTTCTTGGCCTTCTTGGGATCGCCCTTGGCTCCCTCCTCGCTCTCAGCTGCCTCCTTAGCGCGCTTAGCGCGGATGCCAACCAAACGAGCATCAGTACGAGCCTGAAAGAtgtttaaatttgtaaaatatgcACTTCTGTTTGTCAAAAAGTCAAAAAACATACCTTGCGCAGAGTAGCGAAAGCCTTGAACTTCTTCTCATCCTTGGTAACTTCACGGAACTCAACCACGGGCTTTTCGGCCTTGATGGGCATAATGGGTCCCCTGAGCTGGGTGGCCAGCTTGCATTCCTCCACGGAAGATTCACCCTTTCGGATCTTCTTCTCGTTGATGGGGAACAGAATCAGCTTGCTTCTGTACTCCTTGAGGCGCTGGATGTTGCGCTGACGCGACTCCAGGGATTTGTTCTTGCGACGGAAGTCAACAGCAATGCCAATGGTCTTGGCGAATTTAGCGCTGACGCCAGCGCCctgaggatacgagaaaatacaatttgatgtgtattttaaaaatatattttttgtgataAGCTCACCTTCAGCTCCTCCAGGGTGAAGCCACGGCCGGTACGCAATTTTGTGTGGTAGCGGATGGTGGGGCAACGGACCACGGGGCGCAGAGCACCACTGGCTGGGCGGGGGAACACAGCCTTGGCCTTCTTGACGCGGTTCTCGTGTCTGCGGTGTTTACGTGCAGGCTGGTTGAACCAGGTCTTCACATGACGCTGCCACCACTTGTGGTAGTGCTGGTTTGGAATCATATTATTTCCCTTACCCATCTTGGCGGTTTAGATTGGCTGCAACATAGAAGTAAACATTAATTGAATGGATTTGTGAACGAACGCTGCGGCATAACCAAGCAGCGGCACTGCATTTCCTGGCCCACGTGGCTGGGcatatttcatttgtttgaGGCACAATTTAGCACTCCTTGCTGTCATTTCCATGGAGCAAATAATGTCTAAATGGTATCTGCACATTTTACACAGTCAATTCCAATGTTTTAGGCCCACTTTAATGTCATTTTCTATTATTTCCATTGGCGAACAAAAATTCACGCACCTTTTCTTCCCAACAACGAATTAAAAAGGAAATCGCAACCAACTTCACGTCGCGGAATGAACGAAAATTTCCCTTCGAAAATTCCCAGCAGAGGCTTAAATTTCCCCAGCTATCGATTGGTGATGCAATCAGTGTTAACACTGTTTTAGCActgttttcaattaaattcagAGTTATTAATGTGTTAGTCGCATTAAAGTGGCATTGCAGCTGCAAATAGATTttaaaagaaaccaaaaataatTCCCGCAAGTTTCGTGCATTTTAAGCATTTAAGTAAAGCATTTGCCGTAGCTGCCGTGTCGCGTGGCAACTCTGTACTGTACTTCTGATACAGATAAAAAACTATTGACTATCTATCTATAATCGAGAAATTGCGCGCTTCTCGCATTGGAAGtcataatcaaaataaataaaaccgAAATCAAGATGAGTGACGAAGTCGCCGCGTCCCCCGCTGTAGTTAATGAGCTCAAATATGAAGATGTCTCGCAGCTCAACTTTTCCAAACTGTACTCGCCGAAAATGAAGAGCGTCTACTGGCGCTATTTTGGCTTTCCCtccaacgacaacaacgagGTAATCACCAAGCAGAACGTGGTGTGCATCAAGTGCCACAAAGTGCTGACCAACCACGGCAATACGACCAACTTGCGGGCCCACTTGCAGCATCGCCACAAGGATCTTTTCAGGGACCTCTGCCAGGAACACGACATCCAAGTGCCGCCGCGAAAAACGCCGCGCAACGTCGCCCATCCGCCGCTCTCGAAGAGGAACGTCTCCACACGACGCGTGAAGTTAGAGTTTATTAATAATCGCAATCACGACAATGCATCGGACGACGAAATGGACGAGGCCGCCGTAGCCACCGCCGCCATGCAGGCCGAGGAGGAATCATCGTCTCAGACCCTACTGTACGAAACTATGGTGCCGTTCACCTACGACGAATCTGATAATGTggtcgaggaggaggagcgcaCGGTTAGTTTGGAGCCAAAGTTTCAGCGAAGGGTAGGTAAAGTTGGGCGCCCTCCGGGTGCTCTGCACCACAGTCGGCCCATTAAGCACGAGGATGGCGGCTACTCATCGCCGAACATAGCCAACTTGGCAGAGGCCTTGACCGACATAGTCATAAAGGATTTGCGCAATGTGGAGACGCTCTACGATGTGGGTTTCAGCGATTTTGTACGGCAGGCCATGGGCAACGCTGCGTGCATGCCCGATCTGGAGAAGGTCGATTCTCTCCTGAGCGAGATGCATGCCTCCAAGTTTTTGGAGATCGGAGACATTACACGAGAGTTCAGTGCCGAGAAACCCTTTTCGCTGGCCTTTGAGCGTTGGATAAATGTGGAGCAGCGTCGTTTCCTTACCATCTACCACCACTATCTCGACGAGGAGACCCAGTCCGTTCGCAGCGCCTTGTATGCGACAGTCGAATACAATGATTACATCGTCTTTGACGATCTGCTTACCGACTTCTACTTGACCAACTGCACCCTTGTAATCGTCAATTACGACGACGAAGAAGACTTTCTGTACAGCTACTTGAAGGAAAAGAGTATGTCCGGAATGCGTATGCCGTAAAATTAGAGTTAACTTATGAATCCCAATCGTGTTGCAGATATTCCCGTTGTACTGTGCTATGTCTCGGTTATTGACAAATGTTTGCTTCGAGTGTTTGACATAGAGGAGGTGGCCACACTTCTGGAGCAGGTGAAGGACATCATCCAGCGGCATTCGGCCGAGATTAGCTCGAAGGTATCGGAGCTGCCCTCGTACAATGAGCATTTCCCTTGGACCCTGTATGAGATGTTGAAGTTCTTTACCGAATCCATTTCGTGGTCCGAAGACATGGATCAACTAGTGATGACGGCCAAAATCGTGACAGAGGCGCTCAGCGCGTTGGTGGTAGGCTCTCTCAACTTAATCGACAACTGAATATCTTTTTAAAAGCTTAACTCTTCTCTAGATTGCATTGGACACATTGCGGGGCGAGGATATTCCGCTATGCAGCATGCTGTCGCCCATAACATCAAAGATACTGATTAAGAAACTTGGCATTGTTGAGCAGGACGATTCCCTGATGATGAACATAAAGCGCACCATAGCTGGTGTGCTGCAGAGCTACGTTATATCGAACGACAATCTGACCAGCGCTGCACTGCTCGATCCCCGATTCCATCGGCTGACCACCATTGAGAACCTGGACAGGTGTGTCCGTATGCTGAcccaaaaatacaacaaaacgtTCGGCGGATCGAGCGGCGACCCAACAGAAGTGGCGGCTACTACCTCCGTGAACACTTCGCCAACGGTTACCATCAAGGCAGAACCAAGAAACAGCTCTGCTGGCAGTAATGCTAAGAAGTCGAGTAAGTATTGGAATAATGTGCATCTTTGGACCGTCAGTTCATAATTACGAACCCTTCTATAGAGCTGGAACTTTTGTTTGATGTTGCCGAGATTCCAAACCCACCCAAGCGGGATGCCGACTGCACTGTGGAAACTGATTTGAAACGTTACCGTAACGAGGTAATCGTTCAGTTGGACGAGTCCCCCATTGAGTGGTGGCTCAAAATGGGACATATTTATGCAACGCTGCGCGATCTCGCCACCTTATATCAGAGTGTGCCCGGCGTGGTGACCCTAAGCTTCAAGAAGCCTTTGCGAGAGCAGATTAATGATTTCAATAAGCGTTCCATGCTCACCGGAAACCAAATCGACGCGATATTGTTTTTGCATCATCACAACAATTAATTACACAGCGGGAATCGCTGGATAATGTAGCTTTTTtttcgtaatcgtaatcgaaAGAAAATGAAGAATTCAGTGTTTCTTCTAAATGTAGAAATGAAGAAATTGAATAATTCTGTTTCTACTAGATGCATAACGAAATGCATTATTTTTAACTTTCCTTTTAAACCTAAATTTAATCTAATCTGTGTGTATATGACTACGATGGGCGCTGCCAATTggaattataattaaattgaaaaataatgaaaacaatGAAAAGCCGGACTTGGCCGTACGCTGGAGAATCAGGCATGTTGTGTGTACATTTTGAACACGCcccaatatatgtataatgtaatttgtttattttctggCCCAATATCATTTAATCTAAGTATTATTGTTTAATACAATTATaatattacaataaattataataaccACAATATGaaagtatgtatatgtatccaGATGACCTAGCTTGTCTCGTGGGCTAGTTGTTCTGCAGAGTTCGGTTTGCATGTCGGCAAAGGCTT from Drosophila pseudoobscura strain MV-25-SWS-2005 chromosome 4, UCI_Dpse_MV25, whole genome shotgun sequence encodes the following:
- the RpL13 gene encoding 60S ribosomal protein L13; translation: MGKGNNMIPNQHYHKWWQRHVKTWFNQPARKHRRHENRVKKAKAVFPRPASGALRPVVRCPTIRYHTKLRTGRGFTLEELKGAGVSAKFAKTIGIAVDFRRKNKSLESRQRNIQRLKEYRSKLILFPINEKKIRKGESSVEECKLATQLRGPIMPIKAEKPVVEFREVTKDEKKFKAFATLRKARTDARLVGIRAKRAKEAAESEEGAKGDPKKAKK
- the Dref gene encoding uncharacterized protein Dref, which gives rise to MSDEVAASPAVVNELKYEDVSQLNFSKLYSPKMKSVYWRYFGFPSNDNNEVITKQNVVCIKCHKVLTNHGNTTNLRAHLQHRHKDLFRDLCQEHDIQVPPRKTPRNVAHPPLSKRNVSTRRVKLEFINNRNHDNASDDEMDEAAVATAAMQAEEESSSQTLLYETMVPFTYDESDNVVEEEERTVSLEPKFQRRVGKVGRPPGALHHSRPIKHEDGGYSSPNIANLAEALTDIVIKDLRNVETLYDVGFSDFVRQAMGNAACMPDLEKVDSLLSEMHASKFLEIGDITREFSAEKPFSLAFERWINVEQRRFLTIYHHYLDEETQSVRSALYATVEYNDYIVFDDLLTDFYLTNCTLVIVNYDDEEDFLYSYLKEKNIPVVLCYVSVIDKCLLRVFDIEEVATLLEQVKDIIQRHSAEISSKVSELPSYNEHFPWTLYEMLKFFTESISWSEDMDQLVMTAKIVTEALSALVIALDTLRGEDIPLCSMLSPITSKILIKKLGIVEQDDSLMMNIKRTIAGVLQSYVISNDNLTSAALLDPRFHRLTTIENLDRCVRMLTQKYNKTFGGSSGDPTEVAATTSVNTSPTVTIKAEPRNSSAGSNAKKSKLELLFDVAEIPNPPKRDADCTVETDLKRYRNEVIVQLDESPIEWWLKMGHIYATLRDLATLYQSVPGVVTLSFKKPLREQINDFNKRSMLTGNQIDAILFLHHHNN